The Staphylothermus marinus F1 genome has a segment encoding these proteins:
- a CDS encoding 4Fe-4S dicluster-binding protein produces MVSLEVEIAGLKMKNPLMNAACPVSRDAEMMKALIDNGVGAVVAKTISVRPAIVPRPSMGAVDRGIVRSQILKTFGPGNVRIVNADSGNYRFIYALLNAELWSDIPAEHYFEREYPIVKKYAEEKGVPFIISIGYKPEELQLLGPKCQKAGANAIEFSTHYIGKDYRPVVEAAKALREVVDIPIFAKLSPFTPNIPELVKELEKVGVDGIVATNTIGPALHIDIETGLPIVGGPNGYGWMSGPALKPLALAVVAEAAKNTHLPVIGVGGISKGTDVIEYFMAGASAVQICTAALIEGLGVFRRIEKEIESWLKRHGYDSILDVKGKALKYLKPEPRRVWAKPPVVDPKKCIGCGFCEQVCDYNAVKVVPNEEGKRIAQVNYDLCYGCGLCTSVCPTRAIHFEEELD; encoded by the coding sequence GTGGTTAGTTTAGAAGTAGAGATTGCTGGTCTTAAAATGAAGAATCCATTGATGAATGCTGCTTGTCCAGTATCTAGAGATGCTGAAATGATGAAGGCATTGATAGATAATGGTGTTGGTGCTGTTGTAGCCAAGACGATTAGTGTTAGACCAGCAATTGTTCCAAGACCTAGTATGGGTGCTGTTGACCGTGGCATTGTCAGGTCGCAGATTCTAAAAACTTTTGGGCCAGGAAATGTACGGATCGTGAATGCTGATAGTGGAAACTATAGGTTTATATATGCTTTATTAAACGCTGAATTATGGAGTGATATACCGGCAGAACATTATTTTGAAAGAGAATATCCTATTGTTAAAAAATATGCTGAAGAAAAAGGTGTTCCATTCATTATAAGTATCGGTTATAAGCCCGAAGAACTTCAATTGCTGGGTCCAAAATGTCAGAAGGCAGGTGCTAATGCTATAGAGTTCTCAACACATTATATAGGGAAAGATTATAGACCAGTGGTTGAAGCAGCTAAAGCGTTACGAGAAGTTGTTGATATACCGATATTCGCCAAGCTGAGTCCCTTCACACCAAATATTCCAGAACTTGTTAAAGAACTTGAAAAAGTAGGTGTTGACGGAATAGTTGCAACAAACACTATTGGCCCAGCTCTACACATAGACATAGAGACAGGGCTACCCATTGTTGGTGGACCGAATGGTTATGGATGGATGAGCGGGCCAGCATTAAAACCATTAGCTTTAGCAGTTGTAGCGGAAGCAGCTAAAAACACCCATCTACCAGTTATTGGTGTTGGCGGTATTTCCAAGGGTACTGATGTTATAGAATACTTTATGGCTGGAGCATCAGCTGTCCAAATATGTACAGCCGCACTCATTGAGGGACTAGGCGTATTTAGGAGGATAGAGAAAGAAATAGAATCATGGCTTAAGAGACATGGATATGATAGCATATTAGATGTTAAAGGTAAAGCTCTAAAATACTTAAAGCCTGAGCCGCGCCGTGTATGGGCAAAACCTCCCGTTGTCGATCCAAAGAAATGTATAGGATGTGGATTCTGTGAACAAGTTTGTGACTATAACGCCGTAAAAGTAGTACCCAATGAAGAAGGGAAACGGATTGCACAAGTAAACTATGATCTATGCTATGGATGTGGTTTATGTACAAGTGTTTGTCCAACAAGAGCTATTCATTTCGAAGAAGAACTAGACTAA
- a CDS encoding chromatin protein Cren7, whose translation MAACKDAVKVKTLSGKEVELVPKKVWQLSPKGRKGVKVGLFQDPETGKYFRAKVPDDYPICG comes from the coding sequence ATGGCGGCCTGCAAGGATGCAGTCAAAGTCAAAACACTTAGTGGTAAAGAAGTAGAGCTTGTTCCTAAAAAGGTATGGCAGTTAAGCCCTAAGGGAAGGAAGGGAGTTAAAGTAGGATTATTCCAGGACCCAGAAACAGGTAAATACTTCAGAGCAAAAGTTCCCGACGACTACCCGATATGTGGTTAA